The bacterium sequence CGTCGATCACACACGCGCCGATTTCCAGACGTTTCTCGCGCGCATGCGGGCGGGGCGTGTGGAGCGCGCGCGGGCGATGGTGGACCGGCTGCACGCGCTTCAGGTGCCGGTCGAGTGGGACCGGGTGCAGGCGATCGCGGCGGGCGCGTCGATCGGACGGCCGCACATCGCGCGGGCGCTGCTCGAGGCGCGGCGGGTCGCCACCGTGCAGGAGGCATTCGAGCGGTTTCTTGGACGGCACGCCCCGGCGTACGTGCCGCGCCTTGCGGTCTCGCCGGAGGAAGCCGTGGAGGCCCTGAGGGCGGCCGGCGGCGTGCCGGTGCTGGCGCACCCCGGATGGGCGTCGAGCGGCCCCGCGATCGACCGCGTGCCCCAGTTGGTGGCGCACGGCCTCGCCGGGCTCGAGGTATACTACCCTGATCATACCGCGGAGATGACCGCGCGCTACCTCGAGGTCGCGCGGCGGCACGGACTCGTCGCCACCGGCGGGACGGACTTTCACGGCGGCGGGCTCGCGACCCGCGTGCCGCCCGGCAGCGTGCGCGTGCCCGCGGATGTCGTGCCGGCGCTGCGCGCGCGGTGGCAGGAGGCCCAGAAGGCGGCCGGAGGTCCTGCGCAGACGGAGCAGGAGGCCCAGGGGGCTGCCGCGCCGCGGACGGCGCAGTAGAATTGATGATGGCGGCCGAGGGGCCGCGCGACTTGGGAGGATTCGATGATGCGCTGTCCCCGATGCGGGGTGGAAAATCCGGAAGGCAAGATTGTCTGCCGGGCGTGCGGCGCCCGGCTGCGTCCCGCCGCGGCGGCGGCCGGCGCGGGCGCGCCGCGTGAGACCGACGCCGACCTGCGCCGCCGGGTCTCCTACGATCTCATGCGGATTCTCTGGGTCGCCGGCGTGGTCATCGCCGTCGGCCTGGGACTCGGCTTCCTGGTCAAGTAGCGGACGCCGGGTGCCCGCATGAATCACGCCTCGTTTCGCCGGCTGCCGTCGATTGAACGGCTGCTGCAGAGCCTGGAAGCGGCCGGAGACCTCGGGCGGCATCCGCGCCGGCTCGTTGTCGCCTGCGCACGGGAAGCCGTGGACCGCGCACGCCGCCGCCTCGCCGACGTTCCCGGCGCCGGCGCGGCCACCGTGGAGACGCTGGTCGTCGAGACGCGCGCTCTGCTCGCGGAACGCGCGGCGCCGTCGCTCGCCCGGGCGATCAACGCCACCGGCGTGGTGCTGCACACGAATCTCGGGCGCGCTCCGCTCTCGGACGCGGCGCGACGCGCGGTCGCCGACGCCGCCGGCTACACGGTGCTCGAGATCGACGCGGCCACGGGCGTGCGCGGCTCCCGGCAGGCGCACGTCGCGGGTCTTCTACGCGAACTGACCGGCGCCGAGGAAGGGCTCGCCGTCAACAACAACGCGGCCGCGGTGCTGCTTGCGCTCACCGCGCTCGCCCGCGGCCGCGACGTCATCGTCTCGCGCGGCGAGCTGGTCGAGATCGGCGGCAGCTTCAGGATGCCCGATATCATGGCCGCCGGGGGCTGCCGGCTCGTCGAGGTCGGGACGACCAACAAGACCTACCTGCAGGACTACGAGGCAGCGCTCACGCCGGACACGGCGCTGCTCGTGAAGGTTCACCGGAGCAACTTTGCGATGCGGGGATTCGTGCACGACGTCGGCGCGGCTGAGCTCGTGGCCCTCGGCCGGCGCGCCGGCGTGCCGGTGTTGTTCGATATGGGGAGCGGCGCGCTCGTCGATCTCGGCGCGCGCGGGCTGCCGCCGGAGCCGACCATGACCGCGGCGGTCACGGCGGGCGTCGACGTCGTGACCGCGAGCGGCGACAAGCTGTTGGGCGGTCCGCAGGCCGGACTGATCGTCGGGCACCGCGAACCGCTGGCCCGCATCCGCGCCCACCCGCTGGCCCGGGCCATGCGCATCGACAAGCTGGATCTCGCGGCCCTCGAGGCCACGCTGCGCTTGTATCGCGATCCCGAGCGGGCGTGGGACGAGGTGCCGGTGCTCCGCCTGCTGGCCCGCGAGCCTGCCTCGCTCGAAACCGCCGCCCGCGGCCTCGCCACGCGCGTTGCGGAGGCGCTTGGGAACGCGGCCGAGGTCGACGTCGTGAAGACCGTGTCCGAAGCCGGCGGCGGGGCGCTGCCCGGCGTCGAGCTCGTCTCCTGGGCGGTCGCGCTGCGCCCGTTGGCCGGCGGCCCCGAGGTGTGGGACCGCCGCCTGCGCCGTCATCGTCCGCCGGTGTTTGCGCGGATCGCCGACGAGCGCCTGCTGCTCGACGTCCGAACGCTCGAGGCCGCCGACGTCGATCCCTTGCTTGTGGCGCTGCGGGCCGCCGCGCAGTCTCCCGCGCCGCCGTCGGCCTGACCGGCCGATGACCGGGGGCCCGACGGGCGCGCGCACGACCCGGACACCGCCGGACGGGACGCGCCGCCCGGCCTCCGCGGCGCTCGCCGCCCGGGCCCTCTCCGCCGCCTCGGGTCCCGCGCCGGACGGCGGTGTGATCGGGACGGCAGGGCATATCGACCACGGCAAGAGCGCCCTGGTCACGGCCCTCACCGGCATCGATCCCGACCGTCTCGAAGAGGAGAAGCGCCGCGGGATGACGATCGATCTCGGCTTCGCCCATCTCGACCTGCCGGGCGGACGCCGCGTCGGCGTGGTGGACGTCCCCGGCCACGAGCGGCTCGTCAAGAACATGCTCGCCGGCGCGGCCGGCCTCGATCTCGTGCTCCTCGTGATTGCCGCGGACGAAGGCGTGATGCCGCAGACCCGCGAGCATCTCGACATCCTGCGGTTTCTCCATGTCCGCCGCGGCCTCGTGGTCCTCAACAAGATGGACCTGGCGACCGAGCCGGACTGGCTGGCGCTCGTGGAAGACGACGTCCGCGCGCTGTGCGCCGGGACGTTTCTCGAGGGCGCGCCGGTGCTTCGGGTCTCCGCGCGGACCGGCGCGGGACTCCCCGAACTCGTCACCGCGATCGGCCGCGCGCTGGAGGAGGCGCCGCGGCGCGATCTCGCCGCGCCGGCGCGGCTGCCGGTGGATCGCAGCTTCACGATGGAGGGGTTTGGAACGGTCGTCACCGGGACGTTGTGGAGCGGGCGCATCCGCGCCGGCGACGCGCTCGAACTGCTGCCCGGGCGGCGCGTGGTGCGCGTCCGCGGCGTGCAGAGCCACGGCGCCGCCGTCGCCGAGGCCGCCGCGGGGCAGCGGGTTGCCCTCAACCTCGCCGGCGTCGGCAAGGACGAGGTGGGACGAGGGGACGTGCTCGCCACGCCCGGCACGATCGCGCCGGCGCATGTGATCGACGCCCGCCTCCGGCTGCTGGGGGACGCGCCGCCGCTGCGGGATCGCGGCCGGGTGCGGATGTATATCGCCGCCGATGAGGTCATCGGGCGCGTCCGGCTGCCCGACCGCGCGCACCTCGCGCCGGGCGAGTCCGCGGTCGCGCAGATTGTGCTCGAGCGGCCGGCGGTCGCACTACGCGGCGATCCGTTCGTGCTCCGGCGGTACTCGCCGATGACGACCATCGGCGGAGGGGAAGTGATCGCCGCGCCGGCCGCGCTGCGCCGCCGGGGCGCGGCGGCCGCCGCCGAGATCGAAGCGCTCGAAACCTCCGGCCTCGACGTGCGGATCCTCGGGGCGATCCGGGCCGCGGGGGCGGCCGGCACGTCGCTCGACGCGCTCGCGCCGCTGCTGGGCGAGGGCCGGGAGCGCGTCGCGGCCGAGGCCGACGCGCTCACGTCCGGCGGCCGGGTGCTCGCGATGCGCGGCCGGCTGTTCGCGGCGGCCGTCGCCGCCGGCGTGCGGGACGCGATTCTGCGGACGCTGGCCGCCGGCCACGAGGAGGCCCCGTGGCGCGTCGGCGTGCCGCGGGAGGAGCTGAAGGCCCGCGCGTTCGCGGGAGGCGACGACCGCCTGTACGGCCACGTCTTCGACGCGCTGGCCGAGTCGGGTGAGGTCGAGCTCGCGGGCGGTCACGCCCGCGTGCGGGGCTTCGTCCCACGCCGGAGCGCGGCCGACGAGGCGGCGGCGCGCGCGATCGAGGACGCCTACCGAGAGGGCCGCTACGCGCCGCCGGACCGGGCCGACGCGCTGGCGCGGACGACGGACCGGGTCGCCGCGGAGCGGATGTTGGTGGCGCTGCTGGACGAAGGCGTGCTGGTGGACGCGGGCGCGGGCGTCGTGTTCCACCGCGATGCGCTCGCCGACGTAGAAGCGCGCGTGCGTGCCCATCTCGAGCGCCACGGGGAGATCACCGTCGCGTCGCTGCGCGACCTGCTCGGCAACAGCCGGAAGTTTACGCTCGTCCTTCTCGAGTACTTCGACGCGCGCCACGTGACACGGCGCGTCGGCGACAAGCGTGTGCCGGCGCGGGTGACCCGGGGGGCCGGGACGTAAGACGAGGTAGGGAGGCGCGTTCGCTCCCTACCTCGACCGTTGCGGCCGCGCGGTCGTGGGATCGCGCGGATGTGATGCGTCTAGAGTCTGTCGCGCGTCACCGTCGTGCTGCTGCTTGTACTGCCGCGGGTGATCGCGACGATCGCCACGATGATAATCAGCACGATGATCAGTCCGACGATCACCGCGGTCGTCGTGCTCATGCCGAGGATCGCGCCGCCGGGGGCCGAGGGCTGCGCGGGCTGGGACGGCTGCGCGGGCTGGGACGGCACCGCCGGTTGGGACGGCTGCGCCGGTTGGGACGGCTGCGCGGGCTGGGACGGCTGCGCCGGATACGAAGGCGGCGTCGGCGGGGGTGAGTACTGCGCCAGTGCCGCGGTGCTCGCGAGCGTCAACAGGACCATCACGGTCAACAGCACCCGGCCGGCCGCACGCGGAGACACAAAAATCCTGCTCATAAACGATAGCCTCCTTTAAGGGGACCTGCTCCGCCCGGGAACCGGTCATTAGTTTTTTCCACAGGGGGGCGGAGCCGTAACCGGGGCGGCTACTCGAATCCGGGCGTCACCGTCGGGGGAACGATCTCGATCCATTGGGGGCCGCGGTTCATCGCGATCTCGGCGCCGGTCCGGTCGGTGAAGACGAGCCGCGCTCCGCGCGCCGCCTTGTGCCACGTCGCCGGCGTCACGGCGCCGTCTTCGACGATCCAGGCCGGGCCCGCGCCGACGTCATCATATGTCCATGTGTCTTCGTGAATGTGCGTGCGCCCCTCGACGCGCGGAACGACCATGATCGAGATTGTCGACGCGCGCAGCACGGTCCCGCTGCCGGCGTCGATGTCGGGCGCGCCGGCCAGCTCGCGGACGTAGTCGTTGGTCGTGGCGCGATACAGCCACCGGACCAGAAACCGGGGGTCCGAAAAGTCGATCGTCACGATCTGCGAGGCGGGCCGTTGAGACGGCGGCGCGCCGTCCTTCCAGGCGGGATGGGCGACGGCCGCCCACTCGCCCCAACCGTGCTGGTCGGTCACGTCCCGCAGCGCCATGGTCGAGGTGAACATCGTGTGCTCGTACGCGATGCCCAGCCGCGGGATTCTCCGGTACGCGCTCGGGAACTTGAACTCATCGAGGTTGGTGACGTGCAGGGCCGGGATCAGGTCGAGCGCGTCTTCGTTGCCGCCGACGTGGGCCAGCGCCGCGCCGGTCTCCATGACGTAGTTGAGAAACTGGGTCCGGATCGAGCGCACCGGCCCGACCCGGTCGATGTCCTGGGTCGGCGCGAACATCGCGAGGTATCGCGTGATCGGGCCCTCGGTCAGCGACTCGTACACGC is a genomic window containing:
- the selA gene encoding L-seryl-tRNA(Sec) selenium transferase, whose protein sequence is MNHASFRRLPSIERLLQSLEAAGDLGRHPRRLVVACAREAVDRARRRLADVPGAGAATVETLVVETRALLAERAAPSLARAINATGVVLHTNLGRAPLSDAARRAVADAAGYTVLEIDAATGVRGSRQAHVAGLLRELTGAEEGLAVNNNAAAVLLALTALARGRDVIVSRGELVEIGGSFRMPDIMAAGGCRLVEVGTTNKTYLQDYEAALTPDTALLVKVHRSNFAMRGFVHDVGAAELVALGRRAGVPVLFDMGSGALVDLGARGLPPEPTMTAAVTAGVDVVTASGDKLLGGPQAGLIVGHREPLARIRAHPLARAMRIDKLDLAALEATLRLYRDPERAWDEVPVLRLLAREPASLETAARGLATRVAEALGNAAEVDVVKTVSEAGGGALPGVELVSWAVALRPLAGGPEVWDRRLRRHRPPVFARIADERLLLDVRTLEAADVDPLLVALRAAAQSPAPPSA
- a CDS encoding zinc-ribbon domain-containing protein, translated to MMRCPRCGVENPEGKIVCRACGARLRPAAAAAGAGAPRETDADLRRRVSYDLMRILWVAGVVIAVGLGLGFLVK
- the selB gene encoding selenocysteine-specific translation elongation factor — protein: MTGGPTGARTTRTPPDGTRRPASAALAARALSAASGPAPDGGVIGTAGHIDHGKSALVTALTGIDPDRLEEEKRRGMTIDLGFAHLDLPGGRRVGVVDVPGHERLVKNMLAGAAGLDLVLLVIAADEGVMPQTREHLDILRFLHVRRGLVVLNKMDLATEPDWLALVEDDVRALCAGTFLEGAPVLRVSARTGAGLPELVTAIGRALEEAPRRDLAAPARLPVDRSFTMEGFGTVVTGTLWSGRIRAGDALELLPGRRVVRVRGVQSHGAAVAEAAAGQRVALNLAGVGKDEVGRGDVLATPGTIAPAHVIDARLRLLGDAPPLRDRGRVRMYIAADEVIGRVRLPDRAHLAPGESAVAQIVLERPAVALRGDPFVLRRYSPMTTIGGGEVIAAPAALRRRGAAAAAEIEALETSGLDVRILGAIRAAGAAGTSLDALAPLLGEGRERVAAEADALTSGGRVLAMRGRLFAAAVAAGVRDAILRTLAAGHEEAPWRVGVPREELKARAFAGGDDRLYGHVFDALAESGEVELAGGHARVRGFVPRRSAADEAAARAIEDAYREGRYAPPDRADALARTTDRVAAERMLVALLDEGVLVDAGAGVVFHRDALADVEARVRAHLERHGEITVASLRDLLGNSRKFTLVLLEYFDARHVTRRVGDKRVPARVTRGAGT
- a CDS encoding PHP domain-containing protein, which translates into the protein MVTAREHGVGTLALTDHDTTAGLDEALAEGRRIHIDVIPGVEINTDVGEYEVHILGYFVDHTRADFQTFLARMRAGRVERARAMVDRLHALQVPVEWDRVQAIAAGASIGRPHIARALLEARRVATVQEAFERFLGRHAPAYVPRLAVSPEEAVEALRAAGGVPVLAHPGWASSGPAIDRVPQLVAHGLAGLEVYYPDHTAEMTARYLEVARRHGLVATGGTDFHGGGLATRVPPGSVRVPADVVPALRARWQEAQKAAGGPAQTEQEAQGAAAPRTAQ
- a CDS encoding DUF3048 domain-containing protein; the encoded protein is MNDRPRPIVAALALAGVLALSGCAPRSSSEAPPAYATASPAIVESPLDGQPVPRATATQRPIAIIVENHPEARPQWGLSRAARVYESLTEGPITRYLAMFAPTQDIDRVGPVRSIRTQFLNYVMETGAALAHVGGNEDALDLIPALHVTNLDEFKFPSAYRRIPRLGIAYEHTMFTSTMALRDVTDQHGWGEWAAVAHPAWKDGAPPSQRPASQIVTIDFSDPRFLVRWLYRATTNDYVRELAGAPDIDAGSGTVLRASTISIMVVPRVEGRTHIHEDTWTYDDVGAGPAWIVEDGAVTPATWHKAARGARLVFTDRTGAEIAMNRGPQWIEIVPPTVTPGFE